A DNA window from Kineococcus endophyticus contains the following coding sequences:
- a CDS encoding diguanylate cyclase domain-containing protein: protein MTTTTTSSSTHAPPGAPAAAAGWHKALDLAGVALAVLHPAGHVAAVTAAYCRLTGLDAARVPGTVVLDWWGTTPDVTTGHGDATHPTGLGPAPSVSAVLAAAAAGDVHLDVELRGVTPPHQESHQESHEEGHPVGPPRVLNVQVTASADGGAVVLLRDVTAQHAERTSLRTRLAQQEAVMSASPDTIYRLHLGTGHVEWTNSGGACLLGLPAVDDLVAPDLVHPDDVPGVQRAVETLCAAAPGEIVECTYRVVDTWGEERWVHTRSTVTDLDAAGRALHAVGIAQDLTETITTMDALAGSERRFHEVFARGPVGMLIFGLEGWVSEVNDALCTLLERDTAELVGAAAAELLEPAAGERASAEERDELAQAHAQLQALVDGSAEVAHRERRFDLPSGRTVWAQVTLSLTSSSTGEPAFLAFVEDVTARKREAEQLEHAALHDPLTGLPNRAKAEDQLSTALARTQRRGGGCAVLFVDLDHFKDVNDTLGHAAGDHLLRDVADRLRGLLRTGDMAARIGGDEFVLVCEDVADAQALSAIAERVCERITIPVDLGARTVTVTASVGAARTDGSLGPDELLRAADRAMYRAKAAGRACWRAA, encoded by the coding sequence GTGACGACGACGACCACGAGCAGCAGCACGCACGCGCCCCCGGGTGCGCCGGCGGCGGCTGCGGGCTGGCACAAGGCGCTGGACCTGGCCGGTGTCGCCCTGGCGGTGCTGCACCCCGCCGGGCACGTCGCTGCCGTCACGGCCGCCTACTGCCGCCTCACCGGCCTCGATGCCGCCCGCGTGCCGGGCACCGTCGTGCTGGACTGGTGGGGGACGACGCCCGACGTCACCACCGGCCACGGCGACGCCACGCACCCCACCGGCCTCGGTCCGGCCCCGTCGGTGTCGGCGGTGCTGGCCGCCGCCGCGGCCGGTGACGTCCACCTCGACGTCGAACTGCGCGGGGTGACGCCACCGCACCAGGAGTCTCACCAGGAGTCTCACGAGGAGGGTCACCCGGTCGGTCCCCCGCGCGTGCTGAACGTGCAGGTCACCGCGAGCGCCGACGGCGGGGCCGTCGTGCTGCTGCGCGACGTCACGGCCCAGCACGCCGAGCGCACCTCCCTGCGGACGCGGCTAGCCCAGCAGGAGGCCGTCATGTCGGCCTCCCCGGACACCATCTACCGGCTGCACCTGGGCACCGGCCACGTCGAGTGGACCAACAGCGGTGGCGCCTGCCTGCTCGGCCTGCCCGCCGTCGACGACCTCGTCGCGCCCGACCTCGTCCACCCCGACGACGTGCCCGGTGTCCAGCGCGCCGTGGAGACCCTGTGCGCGGCCGCCCCCGGCGAGATCGTCGAGTGCACCTACCGCGTCGTGGACACGTGGGGGGAGGAGCGCTGGGTCCACACGCGCTCCACCGTCACCGACCTCGACGCCGCCGGCCGGGCCCTGCACGCCGTCGGCATCGCCCAGGACCTGACCGAGACCATCACCACGATGGACGCCCTCGCCGGCTCCGAGCGCCGCTTCCACGAGGTGTTCGCGCGCGGCCCGGTCGGCATGCTGATCTTCGGCCTGGAGGGGTGGGTCAGCGAGGTCAACGACGCGCTGTGCACCCTGCTCGAACGCGACACCGCCGAGCTCGTCGGCGCCGCGGCCGCCGAGCTGCTCGAACCGGCCGCGGGGGAGCGGGCCAGCGCCGAGGAGCGCGACGAGCTCGCCCAGGCCCACGCCCAGCTGCAGGCCCTCGTCGACGGCAGCGCCGAGGTCGCGCACCGCGAGCGACGCTTCGACCTGCCCAGCGGCCGGACGGTCTGGGCGCAGGTGACGTTGTCGCTGACGTCCTCCAGCACGGGCGAACCGGCCTTCCTCGCCTTCGTCGAGGACGTCACCGCCCGCAAGCGCGAGGCCGAGCAGCTGGAGCACGCCGCCCTCCACGACCCCCTGACGGGCCTGCCCAACCGCGCCAAGGCCGAGGACCAGCTGAGCACGGCGCTGGCCCGCACCCAGCGCCGCGGCGGGGGCTGCGCCGTCCTGTTCGTCGACCTCGACCACTTCAAGGACGTCAACGACACCCTGGGCCACGCGGCGGGCGACCACCTCCTGCGCGACGTGGCCGACCGGCTGCGCGGGCTCCTGCGCACCGGGGACATGGCCGCGCGCATCGGTGGCGACGAGTTCGTGCTGGTCTGCGAGGACGTCGCCGACGCCCAGGCCCTGTCCGCGATCGCCGAGCGGGTCTGCGAGCGCATCACGATCCCCGTCGACCTCGGCGCGCGGACGGTCACCGTCACCGCGAGCGTCGGGGCGGCGCGCACCGACGGCAGCCTGGGCCCCGACGAGCTGCTCCGGGCGGCCGACCGGGCCATGTACCGGGCCAAGGCCGCCGGCCGGGCCTGCTGGCGGGCCGCCTGA
- a CDS encoding App1 family protein — translation MRGDLTPRPGEHSLHRAARVEDAVKGLVGSRLRRRGYHARALAYPGYGGPGWVRVFGRVLLGREDTAEETGRDGVRSVRGWRNFLTVPVAGAQVTVRIGGHERVLRTNREGYLDERVEVDLPPGRHEVVLTVGPDSADPRDLLPPDVELVEDDTEGGAELPPQNALRHSGTAEVVVVGPDPVVGLLSDIDDTVVVTRLPRPLVAAWNSFVLDERARVPVNGMAELYRQVVAENPGGPVVYLSTGAWNVAPTLGRFLHRFGYPAGPMLLTDWGPTNTGWFRDGTAHKRESLARLARELPQVRWLLVGDDGQHDPSTYAEFLSAAPERVAGVGIRRLTPAEQLLAGGHPLAPAATPEDSPVPWVTGDSGYELWHHWYRAGILDRP, via the coding sequence CTGCGCGGGGACCTCACCCCCCGGCCCGGGGAGCACTCGCTGCACCGCGCCGCGCGCGTGGAGGACGCCGTCAAGGGGCTCGTGGGCTCCCGGCTGCGCCGCCGCGGGTACCACGCACGCGCGCTGGCCTACCCCGGCTACGGCGGCCCCGGCTGGGTGCGCGTCTTCGGCCGGGTCCTGCTGGGCCGGGAGGACACCGCCGAGGAGACCGGCCGCGACGGCGTCCGCAGCGTGCGGGGCTGGCGCAACTTCCTCACCGTCCCGGTCGCCGGGGCCCAGGTGACGGTCCGCATCGGCGGGCACGAGCGGGTGCTGCGCACCAACCGCGAGGGGTACCTCGACGAACGCGTCGAGGTGGACCTGCCCCCGGGCCGGCACGAGGTCGTCCTGACCGTGGGCCCGGACTCCGCGGACCCGCGCGACCTGCTGCCGCCCGACGTGGAGCTGGTCGAGGACGACACCGAGGGCGGCGCGGAACTTCCCCCGCAGAACGCGTTGCGGCACAGCGGGACCGCCGAGGTCGTCGTCGTGGGTCCGGACCCGGTCGTGGGGCTGCTGTCCGACATCGACGACACCGTCGTCGTGACCCGGCTGCCGCGTCCGCTCGTGGCGGCGTGGAACTCCTTCGTCCTGGACGAGCGCGCGCGGGTGCCGGTCAACGGCATGGCCGAGCTGTACCGGCAGGTCGTCGCGGAGAACCCCGGCGGGCCGGTCGTGTACCTCTCGACCGGTGCGTGGAACGTCGCCCCGACGCTGGGCCGGTTCCTGCACAGGTTCGGCTACCCGGCCGGGCCGATGCTGCTGACGGACTGGGGACCGACGAACACCGGGTGGTTCCGCGACGGCACCGCCCACAAGCGCGAGTCCCTGGCCCGGCTCGCCCGCGAGCTGCCGCAGGTGCGGTGGCTCCTGGTCGGCGACGACGGCCAGCACGACCCCTCGACCTACGCCGAGTTCCTCTCCGCCGCCCCCGAACGGGTCGCCGGGGTCGGGATCCGGCGGCTCACCCCCGCCGAGCAGCTGCTGGCCGGTGGGCACCCGCTGGCCCCGGCGGCGACACCGGAGGACTCCCCGGTGCCGTGGGTGACCGGCGACAGCGGGTACGAGCTGTGGCACCACTGGTACCGCGCGGGGATCCTCGACCGCCCCTGA
- a CDS encoding NAD-dependent epimerase/dehydratase family protein produces the protein MKVLVTGASGMLGRETARALAARGDDVCVLQRRTAGAGFAEVLGSVTDPAACARAVDGVEAVVHLAAKVSVTGPHPEYVATNVDGTANLLTAARAAGVSRFVMVSSPSVAHAGSALVGVGTTPADPGAAHGSYARTKAQAELMALAADSPAFAVCAVRPHIVLGPGDTQLVQRIADRARAGRLPLLDDGTALIDTTYVDNAVDALVAALDRCTDDGVHGEAFVVTNGEPRTVAEVFGRICAAAGVPAPTRRVPSAVAKAAGSVVERVWTRFGLPDEPPMTRFLAEQLSTAHWFDIARTRQRLGWSPRVPLDEGFDRLAGGFGSR, from the coding sequence GTGAAGGTCCTCGTGACGGGTGCCAGCGGGATGCTGGGCCGCGAGACCGCGCGGGCCCTGGCCGCGCGAGGCGACGACGTGTGCGTCCTGCAGCGGCGCACCGCCGGGGCCGGGTTCGCCGAGGTCCTCGGCTCGGTCACCGACCCGGCCGCCTGCGCACGCGCCGTCGACGGGGTCGAGGCCGTCGTCCACCTCGCCGCGAAGGTCTCGGTGACGGGCCCGCACCCGGAGTACGTCGCCACCAACGTCGACGGCACCGCGAACCTGCTCACCGCGGCCCGCGCCGCGGGGGTGTCCCGGTTCGTCATGGTGTCCTCCCCCTCCGTGGCGCACGCCGGGTCCGCGCTCGTCGGCGTCGGGACCACCCCGGCCGACCCGGGGGCCGCGCACGGCTCGTACGCGCGGACGAAGGCGCAGGCCGAGCTGATGGCCCTGGCCGCGGACTCCCCCGCGTTCGCCGTGTGCGCCGTGCGGCCCCACATCGTGCTCGGCCCCGGCGACACCCAGCTCGTGCAGCGCATCGCCGACCGCGCGCGCGCCGGACGGCTGCCGCTGCTCGACGACGGGACCGCGCTCATCGACACCACGTACGTCGACAACGCCGTGGACGCCCTCGTGGCGGCCCTGGACCGCTGCACCGACGACGGCGTGCACGGCGAGGCGTTCGTCGTGACCAACGGCGAACCGCGCACGGTCGCCGAGGTGTTCGGCCGCATCTGCGCCGCCGCCGGTGTGCCCGCGCCGACGCGGCGGGTCCCGTCGGCGGTGGCGAAGGCCGCCGGCAGCGTCGTGGAGCGCGTGTGGACGCGGTTCGGGCTGCCCGACGAGCCGCCCATGACGCGGTTCCTGGCCGAGCAGCTGTCCACGGCGCACTGGTTCGACATCGCCCGCACGCGGCAGCGGCTGGGCTGGTCGCCGAGGGTGCCGCTGGACGAGGGCTTCGACCGCCTCGCCGGTGGGTTCGGGTCCCGTTAG
- a CDS encoding alpha/beta fold hydrolase yields the protein MSGRRLAVLPAVTPAPDLPGWDPRWSRLVDAVDHSGAVRTWHVLDTAPEGEAIGTLLCVHGNPTWSYLWRGLASAASAVQLGWRVVAVDQLEMGFSERTGAVRRLGERVQDLAGLVDALELSGPVVAVGQDWGGIVASGWAAAQLGRREGRHGGGSRIRLAGLVVANTAASWPADAGAPGVLSAVLAPGVRSLVTSRSDAFLRTTLALPRPALPGAVKAAYRSPYGSAGERAGIDAFVADVPVGSGHPSRAALDEVTQGVGRLAAAGVPALVAWGPRDPVFGEWFLRDWRARVPHADVHRFAHASHLVPEDPAFADVVLRWLDERVLHPTPAPEAAQGSPEAGSPRLWAALGERGGDPQVAGTPAVVEMPTGRGSGTTPKSAPRTTSWAELDRRTRELAAGFVLQGVQPGQRVSLLVPPGADLTAALYALLRIGAVAVVADAGLGVRGLSRAVRGAGVDWVVGVPKALLAARVLRWPGRRVSVGDLADVARAGAARLAAGFELPAEPDADAEAAVLFTSGSTGPAKGVVYTHGQLSQLARAMGSVIRIGPGQPLVSAFAPFALFGPALGATCVVPAMDVTKPATLSAAALADAVEAAGATSAFLSPAAVVNVLATAGDLTTSQRAALARVRTLLSAGAPVPTPLLQRVRELMPLADPRTPYGATEVLPATDVGLSDILDAGAGEGICVGRPVQGVTVAVAPLDADGRAGTDLVTTPGVVGEVVGGGEHVKERYDQLWATQAASVDVRPSPTLLGSVRAGRWHRTGDVGHLDERGRVWIEGRLAHVVTTADEVVTPVGVEQRAETVAGIARAALVGVGPRAARQLVVVAEPDAAVVPGVKRTTVADPVLSQAVREVTGRNLVAVLLVPALPTDVRHNSKIDRAKVSSWAERVLAGERAGALA from the coding sequence GTGAGCGGACGGCGTCTCGCTGTTCTGCCCGCGGTGACGCCGGCCCCGGACCTGCCGGGGTGGGACCCGCGGTGGTCGCGGTTGGTGGACGCGGTGGACCACTCCGGAGCGGTCCGCACGTGGCACGTGCTGGACACCGCCCCCGAGGGGGAGGCGATCGGGACGTTGCTGTGCGTGCACGGCAACCCGACGTGGTCGTACCTGTGGCGGGGTCTGGCGTCGGCGGCCTCGGCGGTGCAGCTGGGGTGGCGGGTCGTGGCCGTGGACCAGCTGGAGATGGGCTTCTCCGAGCGCACGGGCGCGGTGCGGCGCCTGGGTGAGCGGGTGCAGGACCTGGCGGGGCTGGTCGACGCGCTGGAGCTGTCGGGTCCGGTGGTGGCGGTCGGTCAGGACTGGGGCGGGATCGTCGCCTCGGGCTGGGCGGCGGCGCAGCTGGGACGGCGCGAGGGCCGGCACGGTGGTGGGTCGCGGATCCGGCTGGCGGGTCTGGTCGTGGCGAACACCGCGGCGAGCTGGCCCGCGGACGCGGGGGCGCCGGGGGTGCTGTCGGCGGTGCTGGCGCCGGGGGTGCGGTCGCTGGTGACGTCCCGCTCGGACGCGTTCCTGCGCACGACGCTGGCCCTGCCGCGTCCGGCGCTGCCGGGGGCGGTCAAGGCGGCGTACCGCTCCCCCTACGGGTCGGCGGGTGAGCGGGCCGGGATCGACGCGTTCGTCGCCGACGTCCCGGTCGGGTCCGGGCACCCCAGCCGGGCCGCGCTGGACGAGGTGACGCAGGGCGTGGGCCGGCTGGCGGCGGCCGGGGTCCCGGCGCTCGTGGCGTGGGGTCCGCGGGACCCGGTGTTCGGCGAGTGGTTCCTGCGGGACTGGCGCGCGCGGGTGCCGCACGCGGACGTGCACCGCTTCGCCCACGCCTCGCACCTGGTGCCGGAGGACCCGGCGTTCGCCGACGTCGTCCTGCGCTGGCTGGACGAGCGGGTGCTGCACCCGACCCCGGCGCCCGAGGCAGCCCAGGGGTCGCCCGAGGCGGGGTCGCCGCGGTTGTGGGCGGCGCTGGGTGAGCGTGGCGGCGACCCGCAGGTGGCGGGGACGCCCGCGGTGGTGGAGATGCCCACCGGGCGCGGCAGCGGGACCACCCCGAAGAGCGCGCCGAGGACCACCTCGTGGGCCGAGCTGGACCGCCGCACGCGCGAGCTCGCGGCCGGCTTCGTGCTGCAGGGAGTGCAACCGGGACAACGGGTCTCCCTCCTCGTGCCGCCCGGGGCGGACCTGACGGCGGCGCTGTACGCGCTGCTGCGGATCGGCGCGGTCGCTGTCGTCGCGGACGCCGGCCTGGGCGTGCGCGGCCTGTCCCGTGCGGTGAGGGGTGCGGGGGTCGACTGGGTCGTCGGGGTGCCGAAGGCGCTGCTGGCCGCGCGGGTGCTGCGCTGGCCGGGCCGGCGGGTGTCGGTCGGGGACCTGGCCGACGTGGCGCGGGCCGGGGCCGCGCGCCTGGCGGCCGGGTTCGAGCTGCCGGCCGAGCCGGACGCCGACGCCGAGGCGGCGGTGCTGTTCACGTCGGGGTCGACGGGACCGGCCAAGGGGGTCGTCTACACCCACGGCCAGCTCTCGCAGCTGGCGCGGGCGATGGGGTCGGTCATCCGGATCGGGCCCGGGCAGCCGCTGGTGTCGGCGTTCGCGCCGTTCGCGCTGTTCGGGCCGGCCCTCGGCGCGACGTGCGTCGTCCCGGCGATGGACGTCACCAAGCCCGCGACGCTGAGCGCCGCGGCCCTGGCCGACGCCGTCGAGGCGGCCGGGGCGACGTCGGCGTTCCTGTCCCCCGCCGCCGTCGTCAACGTGCTGGCCACCGCCGGCGACCTCACGACGTCGCAGCGCGCGGCGCTGGCGCGGGTGCGGACGCTGCTCTCGGCCGGGGCGCCGGTGCCGACCCCGCTGCTGCAGCGGGTGCGCGAGCTCATGCCGTTGGCCGACCCCCGGACCCCCTACGGGGCGACGGAGGTGCTGCCGGCGACCGACGTGGGCCTGTCGGACATCCTCGACGCCGGTGCGGGAGAGGGCATCTGCGTGGGCCGGCCCGTCCAGGGCGTCACCGTGGCCGTCGCGCCGCTGGACGCCGACGGGCGCGCCGGCACCGACCTGGTGACGACACCAGGGGTCGTCGGGGAGGTCGTCGGCGGCGGCGAGCACGTCAAGGAGCGCTACGACCAGCTGTGGGCCACGCAGGCCGCGTCCGTGGACGTGCGGCCCTCCCCGACCCTGCTGGGGTCCGTGCGGGCGGGCCGCTGGCACCGCACGGGGGACGTGGGGCACCTCGACGAGCGCGGGCGGGTGTGGATCGAGGGGCGCCTCGCGCACGTCGTCACCACGGCCGACGAGGTCGTCACCCCCGTCGGGGTGGAGCAGCGGGCCGAGACCGTCGCCGGGATCGCGCGGGCCGCGCTCGTCGGCGTCGGGCCGCGCGCGGCGCGCCAGCTCGTCGTCGTGGCCGAACCCGACGCCGCGGTGGTGCCGGGCGTGAAGCGCACCACCGTGGCCGATCCGGTCCTGTCGCAGGCGGTCCGGGAGGTCACGGGGCGCAACCTCGTGGCCGTGCTGCTCGTCCCGGCCCTGCCGACGGACGTGCGGCACAACTCCAAGATCGACCGGGCGAAGGTGTCGTCGTGGGCCGAGCGGGTCCTGGCGGGCGAGCGGGCGGGAGCACTGGCGTGA
- a CDS encoding 3-oxoacyl-ACP synthase III, producing MGSPFQGNSTFAPANAALLSISHVEAPTVVPSSYFDEVLAPTLERLRLRPGLLEKVAGVQERRWWAPGQRASDVAAECGAKALSEAGVDASEVGMVISTTVTRPHLEPAVATSVHHGMDLPTSALNFDIANACLAWVNGVQVASAMIDAGMIRYAVVLGAEDVRSMHEGTVSRLQRDGITRKDFLNEFATMTLGCGAAAAVIGRADEHPEGHRIVGGVSRAGTAHHELCIGDMNHMRTDAKLMLTEGIEIVSDAFEAGDALWGWRDAKKFVIHQISRVHTETLIERIGVDPAKVPMTFPTWGNVGPISLPMTLAASAPEFSAGDKVIAMGVGSGLNTAMLELAW from the coding sequence GTGGGGTCTCCCTTCCAGGGGAACTCGACGTTCGCGCCGGCGAACGCGGCGTTGCTGTCGATCTCGCACGTGGAGGCGCCGACGGTGGTCCCGTCGTCGTACTTCGACGAGGTCCTGGCGCCGACGCTGGAGCGGCTGCGATTGCGGCCGGGCCTGCTGGAGAAGGTGGCCGGGGTGCAGGAGCGCCGCTGGTGGGCGCCGGGTCAGCGCGCGTCGGACGTGGCGGCGGAGTGCGGGGCGAAGGCGCTGTCGGAGGCCGGGGTGGACGCCTCGGAGGTGGGGATGGTCATCTCCACGACGGTGACGCGGCCGCACCTGGAGCCGGCCGTGGCCACGAGCGTGCACCACGGGATGGACCTGCCGACGTCGGCGCTGAACTTCGACATCGCCAACGCGTGCCTGGCGTGGGTGAACGGGGTGCAGGTCGCCTCGGCGATGATCGACGCGGGCATGATCCGGTACGCGGTGGTGCTGGGCGCGGAGGACGTCCGCTCGATGCACGAGGGCACGGTCTCCCGGTTGCAGCGCGACGGCATCACCCGCAAGGACTTCCTCAACGAGTTCGCGACGATGACGCTGGGCTGCGGTGCGGCGGCGGCGGTCATCGGCCGCGCGGACGAGCACCCGGAGGGTCACCGCATCGTCGGGGGCGTCTCGCGGGCGGGCACGGCGCACCACGAGCTGTGCATCGGGGACATGAACCACATGCGCACGGACGCCAAGCTGATGCTGACCGAGGGCATCGAGATCGTCTCGGACGCCTTCGAGGCCGGGGACGCGCTGTGGGGGTGGCGGGACGCGAAGAAGTTCGTCATCCACCAGATCTCCCGCGTGCACACCGAGACGCTGATCGAGCGGATCGGGGTGGACCCGGCGAAGGTGCCGATGACGTTCCCGACGTGGGGCAACGTGGGGCCGATCTCGCTGCCGATGACGCTGGCGGCCTCGGCGCCGGAGTTCTCCGCCGGGGACAAGGTCATCGCGATGGGCGTGGGGTCGGGGCTGAACACGGCGATGCTCGAGCTGGCGTGGTGA